A genome region from Pseudomonas sp. N3-W includes the following:
- a CDS encoding nucleoside recognition domain-containing protein has protein sequence MLNGLWLGFFIVAAVSALAQWLIGGNAGIFAAMVESIFAMAKLSVEVMVLLFGTLTLWLGFLRIAEKAGIVDWLAKALGPLFLRLMPEVPPGHPAIGLITLNFAANGLGLDNAATPIGLKAMKALQELNPSATVASNAQILFLVLNASSLTLLPVTIFMYRAQQGAPDPTLVFLPILLATSCSTLVGLLSVAFMQRLRLWDPVVLAYLIPGALALGGFMALLATLSATALAGLSSILGNLTLFGLIMLFLVVGALRKVKVYEAFVEGAKEGFDVAKNLLPYLVAMLCAVGVLRASGALDFGLDGIRHLVQWAGLDTRFVDALPTAMVKPFSGSAARAMLIETMKTSGVDSFPALVAATIQGSTETTFYVLAVYFGAVGIQRARHAVGCALLAEFAGVVGAITVCYWFFG, from the coding sequence ATGCTTAATGGCCTGTGGCTTGGCTTCTTCATCGTGGCAGCCGTGTCGGCGCTGGCGCAGTGGCTGATCGGCGGCAATGCCGGGATCTTCGCGGCGATGGTGGAAAGCATTTTCGCCATGGCCAAGCTGTCTGTCGAAGTCATGGTCCTGCTGTTCGGCACCCTGACCCTGTGGCTGGGGTTTCTGCGCATCGCCGAAAAGGCCGGCATCGTCGACTGGCTGGCCAAGGCGCTTGGTCCGCTGTTTCTGCGCCTGATGCCGGAAGTGCCGCCCGGTCACCCGGCCATCGGCCTGATCACCCTCAACTTCGCCGCCAACGGCCTGGGCCTGGACAACGCTGCTACACCCATTGGCCTGAAAGCCATGAAGGCGCTGCAAGAACTCAACCCCAGTGCCACCGTCGCCAGCAACGCGCAGATCCTGTTCCTGGTGCTCAACGCCTCGTCGCTGACCCTGCTGCCGGTGACGATCTTCATGTACCGCGCCCAGCAAGGCGCGCCGGATCCGACCCTGGTGTTCCTGCCGATCCTGCTCGCCACCAGCTGTTCGACGCTGGTCGGTCTGCTGTCGGTGGCGTTCATGCAACGCCTGCGCCTGTGGGACCCGGTGGTGCTTGCCTATCTGATTCCCGGTGCCCTCGCACTGGGTGGCTTCATGGCGCTGCTGGCGACCCTCTCAGCCACCGCGCTGGCCGGCTTGTCCTCGATCCTCGGCAACCTGACACTGTTCGGCCTGATCATGCTGTTTCTGGTGGTCGGTGCGCTGCGCAAGGTGAAGGTCTACGAAGCATTCGTCGAAGGCGCCAAAGAAGGCTTCGACGTGGCGAAGAACCTGCTGCCGTATCTGGTAGCCATGCTTTGCGCCGTGGGCGTGTTGCGGGCGTCCGGCGCGCTGGACTTCGGCCTCGACGGGATTCGGCATCTGGTGCAGTGGGCCGGGTTGGACACGCGTTTTGTCGATGCCTTGCCGACGGCGATGGTCAAACCGTTTTCCGGCAGCGCCGCCCGGGCGATGTTGATTGAAACCATGAAGACCTCCGGGGTAGACAGCTTCCCGGCGTTGGTCGCGGCGACGATTCAGGGCAGTACGGAGACGACGTTCTATGTACTGGCGGTGTACTTCGGCGCGGTCGGCATCCAGCGCGCGCGGCATGCAGTGGGGTGTGCGTTGCTGGCGGAGTTTGCTGGTGTCGTGGGTGCCATCACGGTTTGCTACTGGTTCTTCGGTTAA
- the algB gene encoding sigma-54-dependent response regulator transcription factor AlgB, with amino-acid sequence MESATEHQGRILLVDDESAILRTFRYCLEDEGYTVATANSAAQADVLLQRQVFDLCFLDLRLGEDNGLDVLAQMRIQAPWMRVVIVTAHSAVDTAVDAIQAGAADYLVKPCSPDQLRLATAKQLEVRQLSARLEALEGEVRKPKDGLDSHSPAMKVVLETARQVAGTDANILILGESGTGKGELARAIHGWSKREKKSCVTINCPSLTAELMESELFGHSRGAFTGASESTLGRVNQADGGTLFLDEIGDFPLTLQPKLLRFIQDKEYERVGDPVTRRADVRILAATNLNLEDMVRDGRFREDLLYRLNVITLHLPPLRERSEDILNLADRFLARFVKEYARPARGFSDEAREALLSYRWPGNIRELRNVVERASIICPQERVEIVHLGMAEQPTNNAPRVGAALSLDELEKAHIGAVLATAGTLDQAAKTLGIDASTLYRKRKQYNL; translated from the coding sequence ATGGAATCAGCCACTGAGCATCAAGGCCGCATTCTGCTGGTAGACGATGAGTCCGCCATCCTGCGTACCTTCCGCTACTGCCTGGAAGACGAAGGCTATACCGTCGCCACCGCCAACAGCGCCGCGCAGGCCGATGTGTTGTTGCAGCGTCAGGTGTTTGACCTTTGCTTCCTGGATTTGCGTCTGGGCGAGGACAACGGCCTGGATGTGCTGGCACAAATGCGTATCCAGGCGCCGTGGATGCGCGTGGTGATCGTCACCGCACATTCGGCAGTCGATACCGCAGTCGATGCGATTCAGGCGGGCGCCGCTGACTATCTGGTCAAGCCGTGCAGCCCGGACCAATTGCGTTTGGCGACTGCCAAGCAACTGGAAGTGCGCCAACTGTCGGCTCGCCTGGAAGCGCTGGAAGGTGAAGTACGCAAACCCAAGGATGGCCTCGACTCCCACAGCCCGGCGATGAAAGTCGTGCTCGAAACCGCCCGCCAGGTGGCTGGCACCGATGCCAATATCCTGATCCTGGGTGAGTCCGGCACCGGTAAAGGCGAGCTGGCCCGCGCCATTCACGGCTGGAGCAAGCGCGAGAAAAAATCCTGCGTGACCATCAACTGCCCGTCGCTGACGGCGGAACTGATGGAAAGCGAGCTGTTCGGTCACAGCCGTGGCGCGTTTACCGGGGCCAGTGAGAGCACCCTTGGGCGCGTCAATCAGGCGGATGGCGGTACGCTGTTTCTCGATGAGATCGGCGATTTTCCCCTCACGTTACAACCAAAATTGCTGCGCTTCATTCAGGATAAGGAATACGAGCGGGTCGGCGACCCGGTCACCCGCCGCGCCGACGTGCGGATTCTGGCGGCCACCAACCTCAATCTTGAAGACATGGTGCGCGACGGCCGTTTCCGCGAAGACTTGCTCTATCGCCTGAACGTTATCACCTTGCACCTGCCGCCATTGCGCGAGCGCAGTGAAGACATTCTGAATCTTGCCGACCGCTTTCTGGCCCGCTTCGTCAAGGAGTACGCGCGTCCGGCCCGGGGGTTCAGCGACGAGGCCCGGGAAGCGCTGCTCAGCTATCGCTGGCCGGGCAATATTCGCGAACTGCGTAACGTGGTCGAGCGGGCGAGCATTATCTGCCCGCAGGAGCGCGTGGAGATTGTCCACCTGGGGATGGCCGAACAGCCAACCAACAACGCGCCACGAGTAGGTGCCGCGCTGAGTCTGGATGAGCTGGAAAAAGCCCACATCGGCGCGGTACTGGCTACCGCCGGCACCCTGGACCAGGCCGCCAAGACCCTGGGCATCGACGCCTCTACCCTTTATCGCAAGCGCAAGCAGTACAACCTGTGA
- a CDS encoding DUF2914 domain-containing protein, with translation MPTIPPFVQRILELMKRYPGVIALGGFISGVCSFVLVDRQQGLATWITTIMLVSWVWLMLENSLTQLFTKVFKREIPQPLLRYATQMIHQESLFFVLPFFFITTTWNSGQLVFTGLLGAAALISITDPLYYKWLAPRRWAFLALHTLTLFAALLTALPVILHLTTSESFKLALGISVLLSFPSLASIFPIRTVRNALAILSITLGIGALGWVLRSWVPPATLWMTDVAISTQVQDRTPGASLEQVSADQIRSGGLYAYTAINAPRGLDERIYHVWQFNGQEVDRIPLDIHGGRKEGYRAWTHKQNFSGNPVGDWQVRVLTEDGQVIGVLRFEVTDSTPTKEK, from the coding sequence ATGCCGACCATTCCCCCTTTCGTACAGCGCATCCTCGAACTGATGAAGCGCTATCCGGGGGTGATTGCGCTCGGTGGTTTCATCTCCGGGGTGTGCAGCTTCGTGCTGGTGGATCGTCAACAGGGGCTGGCGACCTGGATCACCACGATCATGCTGGTGAGCTGGGTCTGGCTGATGCTGGAAAACAGCCTCACGCAGCTGTTCACCAAGGTCTTCAAACGCGAAATTCCCCAGCCGCTGCTGCGCTACGCCACGCAGATGATCCATCAGGAAAGCCTGTTCTTCGTCCTGCCATTCTTTTTCATCACCACCACCTGGAACAGCGGGCAACTGGTGTTCACCGGGCTGCTGGGCGCGGCGGCACTGATTTCCATCACCGACCCGCTCTACTACAAATGGCTGGCGCCCCGGCGCTGGGCGTTTCTGGCGCTGCATACGCTGACCCTGTTCGCCGCCCTGCTCACTGCGCTGCCGGTGATCTTGCACCTGACCACCTCAGAGAGTTTCAAACTGGCACTGGGCATTTCCGTGCTGCTGTCGTTCCCCAGCCTGGCCTCGATCTTCCCGATTCGCACCGTGCGCAACGCGCTGGCGATCCTGAGCATCACCCTGGGCATCGGCGCGTTGGGCTGGGTGTTGCGCTCGTGGGTGCCGCCCGCGACGCTGTGGATGACTGACGTGGCGATCAGTACCCAAGTGCAGGACCGTACCCCCGGCGCCAGTCTTGAACAGGTCAGCGCCGACCAGATCCGCAGCGGCGGGCTGTACGCCTACACCGCGATCAATGCGCCGCGTGGCCTTGATGAGCGGATTTATCATGTGTGGCAGTTCAACGGCCAGGAGGTCGACCGCATCCCGCTGGACATCCACGGTGGGCGCAAAGAAGGCTATCGGGCCTGGACCCACAAGCAGAACTTCTCCGGCAACCCGGTGGGCGACTGGCAGGTGCGGGTGCTGACCGAGGATGGGCAGGTAATCGGCGTCCTGCGGTTTGAGGTCACAGACAGCACACCGACCAAAGAAAAGTAA
- a CDS encoding ABC transporter ATP-binding protein: MSRLPRAPAEAVIEVRGLCNRFGSQSVHENLDLDLYKGEILAVVGGSGSGKSVLLRSIVGLRQPSEGIVKVFGKNLPTLSEHERSMVERRFGVLFQKGALFSSLTVTENVALPLIEHAGLSRHDAEHLAAVKLALAGLPLSAADKYPASLSGGMIKRAALARALALDPDILFLDEPTAGLDPIGAAAFDQLILTLRDALGLSVFLVTHDLDTLYTITDRVAVLAQKKVLVADAIDKVSETDDAWIHEYFHGPRGRAALTAAQQLNEV, from the coding sequence GTGAGTCGTCTACCCCGAGCGCCCGCCGAGGCGGTGATCGAAGTCCGTGGCCTGTGCAATCGCTTCGGCAGCCAGAGCGTGCACGAGAACCTCGACCTGGATTTGTACAAAGGCGAAATCCTGGCAGTGGTCGGCGGTTCCGGCAGCGGCAAATCGGTGCTGTTGCGCAGCATCGTCGGCTTGCGCCAGCCCAGCGAAGGGATTGTGAAGGTCTTCGGCAAAAACCTGCCGACCTTGTCCGAGCACGAGCGCTCGATGGTCGAGCGGCGCTTTGGCGTGCTGTTTCAGAAAGGCGCCCTGTTCTCTTCGCTGACTGTGACTGAGAACGTCGCCCTGCCCCTGATCGAACACGCCGGCTTGAGCCGGCATGACGCCGAACACCTGGCGGCGGTGAAGCTGGCGCTGGCCGGGCTGCCGCTGTCGGCGGCGGACAAGTACCCCGCCTCCTTGTCCGGCGGCATGATCAAACGCGCGGCGCTGGCCCGTGCGCTGGCGCTGGACCCGGACATCCTGTTTCTCGACGAGCCCACCGCCGGCCTCGATCCGATTGGCGCGGCGGCGTTCGATCAATTGATCCTGACCCTGCGCGATGCGCTGGGCCTGAGCGTGTTTCTGGTGACGCACGACCTCGACACGCTTTACACCATCACCGACCGGGTGGCGGTGCTGGCGCAGAAAAAAGTATTGGTGGCGGACGCCATCGACAAGGTTTCGGAAACCGACGACGCGTGGATTCACGAATACTTCCATGGCCCCCGTGGCCGCGCGGCGCTGACAGCCGCACAACAGCTCAACGAGGTCTGA
- a CDS encoding inhibitor of vertebrate lysozyme family protein, which produces MNVLVKTLAAALLLGGSAMAIAANDGQARVSELLNSDPQYRETWTKVVKKEERLPEWVMNLSGTSEQMNAVQEDGDKYLVGPLCEAQQTCLNNRLIVAFSFDKKDAYAMWVQVPAGLPADKSPTRHADYRFLGKPNPGMQNLLREQLKKDPNWY; this is translated from the coding sequence ATGAACGTTTTGGTAAAGACACTGGCAGCCGCCCTGCTTCTGGGCGGTAGTGCCATGGCGATAGCGGCCAACGATGGCCAGGCGCGGGTCAGCGAGTTGCTCAACTCCGACCCGCAATACCGAGAAACCTGGACAAAAGTCGTCAAGAAGGAAGAGCGATTGCCGGAATGGGTGATGAACCTGTCCGGTACTTCCGAGCAGATGAATGCCGTGCAGGAAGATGGCGACAAGTATCTGGTCGGGCCATTGTGCGAAGCGCAGCAGACCTGCCTGAACAATCGCCTGATCGTGGCGTTCAGCTTTGACAAGAAAGACGCCTACGCGATGTGGGTGCAAGTCCCCGCCGGGCTACCAGCCGACAAGTCGCCGACGCGCCATGCCGATTACCGCTTCCTCGGGAAGCCGAACCCTGGCATGCAGAACCTGTTGAGGGAACAACTGAAGAAAGATCCAAACTGGTACTGA
- a CDS encoding DUF1328 domain-containing protein has protein sequence MLSWAITFLIIAIIAAVLGFGGIAGTATGIAKILFVVFLVMFIASFFFGRRGRG, from the coding sequence ATGTTGAGCTGGGCAATTACATTCTTGATCATTGCCATCATCGCCGCCGTACTGGGCTTCGGTGGTATCGCGGGCACCGCCACGGGTATCGCCAAGATTCTCTTTGTCGTGTTCCTGGTGATGTTCATCGCTTCGTTCTTCTTTGGCCGTCGCGGTCGAGGCTGA
- a CDS encoding MlaD family protein translates to METRAHHVLIGLFTVIVVAGALLFGLWLAKSSVDTEFKDYEIVFNEAVSGLSKGSAVQYSGIKVGDVVSLRLDPKDPRRVLARIRLGGETPIKEDTQAKLALTGITGTSIIQLSGGTPQSPKLRGKDGDLPTIVAAPSPIARLMNDSNDLMAGVNTLMHNANKMFSEQNIERISNTLKNLEQTTGSIAEQRGDIRQAMQQLASIGKQASATLEQTTALMRNANGLLNDQGKQMFGSAEQAMKSLEQSSATINKLLENNQDSLNSGMQGLNGLAPAVRELRDTLSSLRAISQRLEANPSGYLLGSDKNKEFTP, encoded by the coding sequence ATGGAAACCCGAGCCCATCATGTATTGATCGGCCTGTTCACTGTGATCGTGGTGGCGGGCGCCCTGCTCTTCGGTCTGTGGCTGGCCAAGTCCAGCGTCGATACCGAGTTCAAGGACTACGAAATCGTCTTCAACGAAGCGGTCAGCGGTCTGTCCAAGGGCAGCGCCGTGCAGTACAGCGGGATCAAGGTCGGCGACGTGGTCAGCCTGCGCCTGGACCCCAAAGACCCGCGCCGGGTGCTGGCGCGGATTCGCCTGGGCGGCGAAACGCCGATCAAGGAAGACACCCAGGCCAAGCTGGCGCTGACCGGGATCACTGGCACATCGATCATCCAGCTCAGCGGCGGCACACCGCAAAGCCCGAAGTTGCGCGGCAAGGATGGCGACCTGCCGACCATCGTTGCGGCGCCCTCGCCCATCGCCCGCCTGATGAATGACAGCAACGACCTGATGGCGGGCGTTAATACCCTGATGCACAACGCCAACAAGATGTTCTCGGAGCAGAACATCGAGCGCATCAGCAACACCCTGAAGAATCTGGAGCAGACCACCGGCAGCATTGCCGAGCAGCGCGGGGACATTCGCCAGGCCATGCAGCAACTGGCCTCCATTGGCAAACAGGCCAGCGCCACCCTGGAACAGACCACCGCACTGATGCGCAACGCCAACGGCTTGCTCAACGATCAGGGCAAGCAGATGTTCGGCAGCGCCGAGCAGGCGATGAAGTCGCTGGAGCAAAGCAGCGCGACCATCAACAAATTGCTCGAGAACAACCAGGATTCGCTCAACAGCGGCATGCAGGGCCTCAATGGCCTGGCGCCTGCGGTGCGTGAACTGCGCGACACCCTGAGCTCGCTGCGGGCCATTTCGCAACGCCTTGAGGCCAACCCCAGCGGTTATCTTCTGGGCAGCGACAAGAACAAGGAATTCACCCCATGA
- a CDS encoding ABC-type transport auxiliary lipoprotein family protein — protein sequence MKLTHLALLAGFTLISACSILPKAEPSDVYRLPVAQSGASASHGTAQRWSLRLAKPQASEVLNSPKIAVIPQGDLISSYKASRWSDPAPVLLRNRLLDGFQRDGRVSLLSTDDSNLQADLELGGSLQAFQTEYQGTSATVVVRLDALLVRGSDQRILASHRFEVRQPLSDVKVPGVVAGFGQASDQLTAQVVNWVVEQGQKVAPPPRP from the coding sequence ATGAAGCTGACTCACCTCGCCCTCCTCGCTGGTTTTACCCTGATCAGCGCGTGCTCGATCCTGCCCAAGGCCGAGCCGTCCGACGTGTACCGGCTGCCCGTGGCCCAGAGCGGCGCCTCGGCCAGCCATGGCACGGCCCAGCGCTGGTCGCTACGCCTGGCCAAGCCGCAGGCGAGCGAAGTGTTGAACAGCCCGAAAATCGCGGTCATTCCTCAGGGCGACCTGATCAGCAGCTACAAGGCGTCACGCTGGAGCGATCCGGCGCCGGTGCTGTTGCGCAATCGCCTGCTCGACGGGTTTCAGCGTGATGGCCGGGTGTCGTTGTTGAGCACGGACGACAGCAACCTGCAGGCGGATCTGGAGTTGGGCGGCAGCCTGCAAGCGTTCCAGACCGAGTATCAGGGCACGAGCGCCACTGTGGTGGTGCGCCTCGACGCCTTGCTGGTACGCGGCTCCGACCAGCGCATCCTCGCCAGCCACCGCTTTGAGGTGCGCCAGCCGCTGAGCGACGTGAAAGTGCCGGGTGTGGTGGCCGGGTTTGGCCAGGCCAGCGATCAGTTGACGGCGCAGGTGGTGAATTGGGTGGTGGAGCAAGGGCAGAAAGTCGCCCCGCCGCCAAGACCTTGA
- the gltP gene encoding glutamate/aspartate:proton symporter GltP — MKKAKLSLAWQILIGLVLGIAIGALLNHFSAEKAWWISNVLQPAGDIFIRLIKMIVIPIVISSLVVGIAGVGDAKKLGRIGLKTIIYFEVVTTIAILVGLVLANVVHPGTGIDMSTLGTVDISKYQATAAEVQHEHAFIETILNLIPSNIFAAMARGEMLPIIFFSVLFGLGLSSLQSDLREPLVKMFQGVSESMFKVTHMIMNYAPIGVFALIAVTVANFGFASLLPLAKLVVLVYFAIAFFAFVVLGLIARLFGFSVIKLMRIFKDELVLAYSTASSETVLPRVIEKMEAYGAPKAICSFVVPTGYSFNLDGSTLYQSIAAIFIAQLYGIDLSISQQLLLVLTLMVTSKGIAGVPGVSFVVLLATLGSVGIPLEGLAFIAGVDRIMDMARTALNVIGNALAVLVISRWEGMYDDAKGERYWNSLPHWRSKEKLPAGEISKH, encoded by the coding sequence ATGAAGAAGGCAAAGCTTAGCCTCGCCTGGCAGATCCTCATCGGTCTGGTATTGGGGATTGCAATCGGTGCGCTGCTCAACCATTTCAGTGCCGAAAAAGCCTGGTGGATCAGCAACGTCCTGCAACCGGCAGGCGATATCTTTATCCGTCTGATCAAGATGATCGTGATCCCGATCGTGATTTCCTCGCTGGTCGTCGGCATTGCCGGTGTAGGGGATGCGAAGAAACTCGGGCGTATCGGCCTCAAGACCATCATTTACTTCGAAGTCGTGACCACCATCGCCATTCTGGTCGGTCTGGTGCTGGCCAACGTTGTCCATCCGGGCACCGGCATCGACATGAGCACCCTGGGCACTGTGGACATTTCCAAGTACCAGGCCACTGCCGCCGAGGTTCAGCATGAACACGCGTTCATCGAAACCATCCTCAACCTGATTCCATCGAACATCTTCGCGGCCATGGCCCGCGGCGAGATGCTGCCGATCATCTTCTTCTCCGTGTTGTTCGGCCTCGGTCTGTCGAGCCTGCAATCGGACCTGCGTGAGCCGCTGGTGAAGATGTTCCAAGGCGTCTCGGAAAGCATGTTCAAAGTTACCCACATGATCATGAACTACGCCCCGATCGGCGTATTTGCACTGATCGCGGTAACGGTCGCCAACTTCGGCTTCGCTTCCCTGCTGCCGCTGGCCAAACTGGTGGTGCTGGTTTACTTCGCCATCGCCTTCTTCGCCTTCGTGGTGTTGGGCCTGATCGCTCGCCTGTTCGGCTTCTCGGTGATCAAGTTGATGCGCATCTTCAAGGACGAGCTGGTGCTGGCCTACTCCACCGCCAGCTCCGAAACCGTGCTGCCGCGTGTGATCGAGAAGATGGAAGCGTACGGCGCGCCGAAAGCCATTTGCAGCTTCGTGGTGCCGACCGGCTACTCGTTCAACCTCGACGGTTCGACCCTGTACCAGAGCATCGCGGCGATCTTCATTGCCCAGCTGTATGGCATCGACCTGTCGATCAGCCAGCAACTGCTGCTGGTGCTGACCCTGATGGTCACCTCCAAAGGCATCGCCGGTGTACCGGGTGTGTCCTTCGTGGTGCTGCTGGCCACGTTGGGCAGCGTGGGTATTCCGCTGGAAGGCCTGGCGTTCATCGCCGGTGTCGACCGCATCATGGACATGGCCCGTACCGCACTGAACGTGATCGGCAACGCCCTGGCCGTGCTGGTGATCTCGCGCTGGGAAGGCATGTACGACGACGCCAAGGGCGAGCGCTACTGGAACTCCCTGCCGCACTGGCGCAGCAAGGAAAAACTGCCGGCTGGCGAGATTTCCAAGCACTGA
- a CDS encoding ABC transporter permease, with translation MTSSTLPGNAQLDTSHSPAQLRVTGDWTLAHYADLKRLGETLRGQYDDSTYIDLNGLGALDTAGASLLVELLGADRLGKSAEHPECTLSPADRALLHTVYCSLADFCVPVKEPEISVGIQLLTRIGRAVDAVWQDTLQLLGFVGLILETIARGLFRPKRWRITPMVAHIEQTGLDAAPIVALLTFLVGAVVAFLGATVLASFGASIFTVDLVAFSFLREFGVLLTAILMAGRTASAFTAQIGSMKANEEIDAIRTLGLDPIELLVVPRVLALLVALPMLTFLAMLSGIIGGGVVCAVSLGISPAMFLSLLQTDIGVQHFLVGIVKAPIFAFLIAAIGCLEGFKVSGSAESVGAHTTSSVVQSIFVVIVLDAVAALFFMEMGW, from the coding sequence ATGACCAGCAGCACATTGCCCGGCAATGCCCAACTGGACACCTCTCACTCCCCTGCACAATTGCGGGTCACGGGTGACTGGACGCTCGCCCATTACGCCGACCTCAAGCGCCTTGGCGAAACGCTGCGCGGCCAGTACGACGACAGCACTTACATCGACCTCAATGGCCTTGGCGCCCTCGACACCGCTGGCGCTTCACTGCTGGTGGAACTGCTGGGCGCCGACCGGCTGGGCAAATCCGCCGAACACCCCGAATGCACCTTGTCCCCGGCCGACCGCGCGCTGCTGCACACGGTCTATTGCTCGCTGGCGGATTTCTGCGTGCCGGTCAAGGAGCCGGAAATCAGCGTCGGCATTCAACTGCTGACCCGCATTGGCCGCGCCGTCGATGCCGTGTGGCAAGACACCCTGCAATTGTTGGGTTTCGTCGGCCTGATCCTGGAAACCATTGCCCGTGGCCTGTTCCGGCCCAAGCGCTGGCGCATCACGCCGATGGTCGCGCACATCGAACAGACCGGCCTCGACGCGGCGCCCATCGTCGCCCTGCTGACGTTTCTGGTGGGCGCGGTGGTGGCGTTTCTCGGGGCGACGGTGCTGGCCAGTTTCGGTGCGAGCATTTTCACCGTCGATCTGGTGGCGTTCTCCTTCCTGCGCGAATTCGGCGTGTTGCTGACGGCCATCCTGATGGCCGGGCGCACCGCCAGTGCCTTCACCGCGCAAATCGGCTCGATGAAGGCCAACGAAGAAATCGACGCCATCCGCACCCTGGGCCTGGACCCGATCGAGTTGCTGGTGGTGCCGCGGGTGCTGGCCCTGCTGGTCGCCCTGCCGATGCTGACGTTTCTGGCGATGCTCTCGGGGATTATCGGGGGCGGTGTGGTCTGTGCCGTGTCGCTGGGCATTTCCCCGGCGATGTTCCTGTCCTTGCTGCAAACGGACATCGGCGTTCAGCATTTCCTGGTGGGGATCGTCAAAGCGCCGATCTTTGCGTTCCTGATCGCTGCCATCGGCTGTCTTGAAGGCTTCAAGGTCAGCGGCAGCGCTGAATCCGTCGGCGCGCACACCACCTCCAGCGTGGTGCAGTCGATTTTCGTGGTGATCGTGCTCGATGCGGTGGCTGCGCTGTTTTTCATGGAGATGGGCTGGTGA